TGGTCGCTTCTCGATCTTCTCGCCAGTTGCGTCGTCATCTTTTTGCTGGCAACCCTCCTTCTGCCGGCTCTGGTGGAGACACGATTCCACCACCAGGTGGTTGCCTGCCAGGAGAACCTTCACCGGCTGTACACCGCGCTCGGTCATTACCACACACTTCACCCGGAAGTTCGTTTGGCCGCCTTGAATGGACAAGATGTCCCGTTTGTCGCCCTCGGTGCTCCTTCCCTGGTACATTTCGGTTACGAGCCGCAGGGTTGTCCGGGTTGGTCCGTAAAACAGGTGGGTCGGGAAATTCCGGGAGAAACCGAGCTGGCCAGCCTGGGAAGTCCCATGGGGTACGCCTGTGCTCCCTGGAGCTTGAGTCCTTCCTCCCCACAGATCGACGGAGAAATGGTGAGTCTTCCCAGCACGGTCATCTGCCGCGATGCACGCGTTGCCAGCGTGTGCGGGAGTCGATCCTGGAATCACATGGGCAGGGGTGAGAACTGGTTATTCGCCGACGGTCACGTCCAGTTCGTGCCCCAGCCAGCCGTGGTGGCCTGGGAGCGTCCGACTTTTCAGACCATGGTCGAGCAAGTCTCCATCAAGTGACTTCCGGACGTCTCGATTCCTCATCGTTTTGCTTCACAGCGTTCTCTGAAGTCGTTGCCCCATTGATTGTGGACGGCTCTTCCGGAGGACCGAAGCGGTCCCCAGGTCGAAGTCGGTAACCTCGCAGGAACTCATCGGCGGACATCATTCGTTTTCCTGCTGGTTGGAGCTGCGTGATCACGACGCCCCCCTGACCGGCAGCCACCACGATTCCTGACTTATCGGCCTTCACAACGGTTCCCGGTGGGGCGTCAGGCGGGATTTCACTGGTCGTCGAGACGGGGCCAAGAATGATTTGGAGTGGCGGCTTGCCCGGCCGATGCCAGTAGGTGAAGGTTTTCGGCCAGGGTTCCATCGCCCGTACCTGATTGCGAATGGCCTCCGCAGGCCGACTCCAATCCACCAGCCCATCGGATTTTTTCAGCCGGGGTGCCCGGGAAGCCAGACGAGGATCCTGGGGCAGGGCTTCGAGGAGTCCCGCTTCCAGGTTGTCCAGGGCGCGGCGAACAAACCACGCGCCCAGCTTGGCCAGCCGCTGTTCGAGTTGGGGAGCTGTTTCATCGGGAAGGATTTCGATCTCCCCTTGAGCAATGATCGGGCCAGCATCCACCTGGGGCGTCATGTGGATGACGCTCACGCCGGTTGTCTTTTCGCCGTGATAGATGGCCCAGTTGATTGGCGCGGCGCCGCGATACTTGGGAAGCAAGGAAGCATGGAGGTTGATCCCCCCTAACCGTGCCGTGGCCAGTGTCTCGGGCGCTAGAATCTGCCCATAATCGCAGACGACAAGCAGGTCGGCGTCCTGACTGGCGAGAAATTCTCGGGAGGACGGGGTGTTGATGTCCTCGGGGTCAAAAATCGGCGTGCCATGAGCGAGGGCAATTTCCCGCAGCGGGCTGGGAGGAACAGGCTTTCCCCGGCGAATAAGAGGGGCCGTTACCAGGCACACCACTGAATGATGAGTGCGGTAAAGCTCCTCAAATGTGGGAACGCCGAATGGACCTGTACCAATCATGATCAGCCGCATTAGACCGCGCCATCCTCGTTTGCAGAGTTATCTGGCCAATGTGAGCAAGAAATCCTTATTCTTTCGCGGGATACCGCAAGGTGTCCAGTCGCCAGCCTCAAGGGGGAGATGTTCGGCTGGTTCCCCGCGGCGGGGAGCAGTTCTGGTGCCCAGTGAATAGACGTGGTTTCCCCAATGTTGGAAGGCGGACTCCGCAAAGCATCTGTCGCCAAGCATCCTCCGGAAGTGCATCCATGCGATGTTGACTCCGGAGTTGATCGAGTTCTTCCATTTTTTTCGCCGTGCATTCCGGCAGAACGAGCTTCCCATGCAAACGGCATTTGAAGGTAAGTGAAGATATGAATCTTTTTTGGGCGTGGGGCCAATCAACGGTGAAATCAGCGGCGCTTGCTTGCTTTGCCTATGTTGCCCAATTATTATCGAGTATGATCGCAGGTGATGGCCACTGGCTGCGAATAGGTTGGGGGGCTGGAACCAAAATGGGCTCCCCTGTTTCTAAACCGTTTGGGAGGCCGGGTCCTGATCGTTCACCGAAGTCGATTCAACTTGTTGGTGCGTTTGCACTGGTGATGGAGAAGAGTCTCATGTATCAGTCAGCTTTTCGTGCAGGCCTGGGGTTGAGCGTTGTCCTGCTCCTTTGGTGGGGTGGGCTCGTCGGGAGGAGTTTTGCCCAGCAGGATCAGAACGCCGGCATGGCAGGCGTGGTTGTCAGCCCTGACGGCGTCCTCCGCACACAGGTGGTTTCCGATCCCACCGGCCAGATCATGCGGGACAGGATTGCCGCCGCCCGAAGCACGCTCCCTGCCGACATCGCCAGGTTCAGCAAGCTGCGGAAAGTTTCGCTGCCACGGTTGGAGCGAGCAATCATCCGTCAGCAGGGAGTCGTGACGGAAGACATGAAATATCTGGCCGGGTTGCTGCGGATTCGCTATGTGTTCCTTTATCCGGAAAGTGGCGATATTGTGCTGGCCGGGCCGGCCGAAGGTTGGGTCGAGGATCCAACTGGGCACGTGGTCGGACTGACGACGGGTCGGCCTGTGATCCAGCTTCAGGATTTGGTCACGGCCCTGCGGGCGTATCCGCCGGATGGTGAAGGCCCGGCCGTTATCGGTTGCTCCATCGATCCGACTCAGGAGGGACTTGCCCGAATGCAGGAGTTCCTGCGGAGCATGGGAAGTTTCTTTCCGCCGGGAAGAGAGCAGGAAGTCGCTGCGAAGATGCTGGCGGGAGTCAAGCAGAGTTTGGGAATGCATCAGATCACGATCACGGGAGTCCCGCCAGACACGCATTTTGCCCACGTGCTGGTGGAGGCGGACTATCGGATGAAATTGATCGGGATCGGCTTGGAACGCCCTCCCGTGCGGATGGTGAGTTTCGTGGATCGCGCCCTCTCCTCCTCCGTTTCCCCCAATCAGCTCTTCCGCTGGTACTTTGTGCCCGATTATCAGTGTTTGCGTGTTAGCGACGACGGATCGGCGCTGGAGTTGGTGGGCGAGGGGGTCAAGTTGGTGGGCGAAGACGAACTCGTAACGGCAAGTGGGGAACGCAAGACGGCGTCGGCAGCGAGCCTCGCCAGCAAGGCATTCACCACAAGTTTCACCAAGAACTATCCGCAATTGGCGGCTCGCGTGCCGGTGTATGCCGAATTGCGAAACCTCATCGACATGGCGGTTGTCGCGGCGTACATGCAAAAGCAGGACTATTACGGACGGGCGCAGTGGAAAATGGAATTCTTCCGTGATGAGAAGAAGTTTCCCGTTCGCGTGTATCCTGCCCCGAAAATGGCCGAGTCGGCTGTGACCGCCGTCATTCGGCCCGGCCGGGTTAGCACGCCGGTGGGTGGCGGGGTTCAGATCGAACCGGAAGAAGCCCTCCAGTCCGAAAACCTGCTCCCCGATGAGAAAGGCGAGGTCCAGAAAACTAAGCAGAGCATTCGGATTGATGTGCCCGAGGATGCCTGGTGGTGGGATTGATTTTAAAGACGATCGAATAAACCGGGACCCTCGGATGAGCTGCCAGGTGCGGTGCCGTATTTTTGGAGATAAGCCTTAACTCGGAGTTTCCGCATGGCACTGGCGGTACTCATGTAACGAACTGTGCCGAAGATGGGCCTTTCGGGACCCCACGGGCGATCGTAGCGGCCAAGGATCCAGCAGATACCGGTGTAGGAGTTGGGATCACAGCCGTCCAGGGCGTATCGGTCGTTCAACTCGATCATCGTTTCGAGTGCCGATTCTGGAGTGGGTGACCACTCCAGAATTTTTTTGCCCCAGAGCATTCTCAAATAGTTATGCATCCGCCCGTGCTCGCGAAGTTCGGTCTGGGCTGCGTTCCAGAGGATGTCGTCTGTGGCGGAGCAGGCCAATTGGGTCTCGGTGTAGATTTTTGGACGGGGGTCGCGGCGGTGAGCGGTGAGCGTCCGCCTCGCCCATTCCGGAAGCGAGTTCCACGATTTATAGTCCCGCTGGAAGACACAAAAATTGAAACCAATTTCTCGCCAGACCAGAAGTTGGTCCAAAAATTCCGCGAAGCCGGAGGGGAGTCCCCACCAATTCGTCGGAATAGGCTTTTGGGCAGCCGGCAAAGGGCTGTTTGTTCTCTCTGGCCAACCTGACTCATTTGCCCTGCGGAAGATGTCGCGAACCAACTCGAAGGGAGAAATCATGCCAAAGTGAAGATACCCGGACAAACCGCTGGTCGCTTCGGCGTCGGGATGATTGCGCTGGCTGTCATAGTGTTCAATTTTGTGGGTCAGGAAATGCCTCCAGCGGGCATGCGCTGCCTTGGAACCACCCCGTTCCCTAACAGGCGGCACGGTGTGATCTACCCATGCAGGATCACAGCTCGGTGAATCTGTTGAGAGATCCGGCATCTCCTCCGGAGTAAACGGCGGCCACCAGTCAGCGCTCGCGACGTGGTGTGCTCGCTGCCATCGATCGCCGACAGGTCTTGGATCAGGGAGGTGCTGAAGCCAGTATGGAAGGAGTTCCTGAACGACGCGGCGGAAACCTCGCGCCGTGGGAAAGCATCTCGGATGAACCGCCAGGGGCAGGAGACCACAGGAATCCACCGCCTCCACCCGGCACTGGGCTTTGTTACCGAGTCGGTCGAGGAGTTCCCGGTATTCGTGGTAGGGAAAGTCATCCACGATGAGGGCGCCGCAATGCGACGCAGCCTGAAGAAGCCGCTCCAAAAAAACTTCCCAACGGTGGGGGCAGCCAGCCACAAAATCTCGACCCCATGCTGATAGGTCGCTCGAATGCTCGCGGACAGCATCCCACCAGAATTTAAAGTGTCGGGCCGTCAACCGCTGAAACGGAGCCGGTGTTTCTACAACCAGCAGATGAGATGCCTGGCACAGTTGGGCGATCTCGACCGCCCGATCCAGGGCAAAATTCCAGCTCAGACGATGCTGGACACCCATCCAGTAGATGATCGGTCGGGAGAGTGGAATCGGGGCATCCCGCAATAGGCGAATTCGTTCGCGGGGTACAGCAATGGCGTGGCCCGGCCGGGGAAATTCGTGGCTTTTCACGGCCTCTCTGGCACGCGGATGTTCCGTTTTCATGAATGCCTTTTCCTATTCGTTGGATAATTGGGAGAAATTGGATGGCTGGGGAAATTCTCGCACAGGCGCAAAGTTACGCGCTTATGATGTTGGCGTAAGGAGCTGGAGCCGAGAACCTGACACCAGGGTGCCAAGTGCCAAGGGTGTCAAGATGGCGAGACGGCTGATGTTGAACCTGGTCGCGAATTTCGGTACCCTTGCACCCCTTCGTGGGGCGAGGGTTTAGCCGCCGTTTCCATGGCATCCAGGCGACGGTGGTCTCGGTCCCCCAATTATAGGGCGGTAAGCGAGCGCCAACCTCAAGGTTGGGAAACTCGCCAGGCTATCCGATGGCTCTCCGAAATCGCGGCCAGGCTTAATGGCAGGCGAACACGCGTTGGAGAGGTCGTATGATCGACTTCGAAATACAGCGTTGTACCCGACACTGTGCGGTCACCGGTCGGGAGTTCAAACCCGGCGAGATTTTTTACTCCGTGTTACTGCCCGATGGCAATTCCTGGAAACGCCTTGATTACTCCGCCGAGTCCTGGCACGGTCCGCCCGACGGTTGCATCGCCTGGTGGCGGACCCAGATGCCCGCGCCGGAGCAGAAACGGCGGTGGGCGCCCAGCGAAGTCATGATCCGATGCCTGGAAGAGCTGGCGGAGCGGCCCGATCAGGCGGACTTCCGGTATGTGCTGGCACTCCTCATGATCAGACGCCGGATCCTACGGCTGGAAGAAACGCGAAGAGAAAAAGGGATGGAAATTCTGCGGGTCTATTGCCCACTCACGGATGCCGCATACGAGATTCCGGCGGTGGTGCCGCCTGAGGAACGGTTGCAGGAGATAGAGGGGGAACTCCTCAACCTTTTGGAAGGCGATGAACAGGAATTGACTATTGACCCAGATTCAGCACATGCATCAAACCAGTGTCCGGCGAGGTAGGCGGACGGCAGTTCGGAAAAGGACAGAGACGTCGGTCAAGGAAGGTCAGGGACGACCTGTATGCTGTACCAGCGCGGAAAATGTGCACAGAACGCCTGCGATGACTGTCGCTCAAGGCAACCGGTGTGGGGGCGGTTCATGTTACTTGGTTTGACTACTTTGATGCTGGGCTGTCGGGTCTTCCCGGCACCCCCGGAACCTTACACCGGGCCGCAATTGCCGCCCAATCCGAGCCTGGAGCAGATTGCGGCTTTCGTCAATGGGAACAGCTCCAAGATTCAAACGATCATCGCCGACCAGGGGTCGCTGTCCGCACCGGGGATGCCCACCCTTCGGACGGAAATCCTTTTCGAACGGCCGTGGCGTCTCAGGATGCGGGGGGAAACCAGTTTGAGCGGGCTGGAAATGGACGTGGGAAGCAACGACGAGCTTTTCTGGTTTTGGGTGAAGCGAAATGAGCCGCCCGCTTTCTATTTCTGTCGATATGCCGATTATGACCAACCGGCAAGTATCGCCAGGCGTGTCGTGCCAATCGATCCACGCTGGCTGGTGGAGGCGTTGGGGGTCACGGAGATCGATCTGAATGTGCCCACCCAAGGCCCTGTCGCTTTGGCGGGGCAGCGGTGGGAAATTCGACAACAGCGGCAGAGCGTGGATGGTCCCATGACAAAGGTGGTCGTCGTGGATGGTCAGTACGGCTTCGTCCTGGCCCAGTACCTCTACGACGCCCAGGGGCGGCTTCTGGTGAGCGCCCTCAGCTACGATCACCGCAGGGAACCTGTCAGCGGCCTTGTGTTGCCGCGGTCCGTGGAAGTGAGTGTGCCCGCCTCGGGAATGGCTTTCCGACTGTACCTCGGTAACGCCCGCATTAATCAACCCATTCCCAGCCCTTCTGTGGCCTGGAATATGCCGGTTTACCAGGGCTACCCACTCGTCAATTTGGCTGATCCGCGGAATTTTGCGGGCATGGTCACCGTTGCGGGGGCTGCTTCCGGCTGCCCGGTGCCCGCGGGCACAATCTCCTCGTCCCCAGGACTAACCTGGATTCCCGTGACGCAGTAACATAGTGTTTTCCGCGCGAACCTCATGCGGCTGAGACGGTCTGCGCCTCCAGTGTAAGTCCACGGGGGAAATCGGGCGGCAATTGCGGAAAAGCGGTAGACATCAGATGATTCCAAAATGTGGCCCTGAAAGGACCGGTAAGCTGCCAGCGATAAAAAAACGATAAAAAAACGTATTGGGTGCCAGCGATGAAAAATTGAGTGCCAGGGAGCAAACGAATGCCTGCGGAGATCATCGACGGTAAAAAAATCGCCCAGGAGCTGCGCGAGGAAATCCGTGCTGCTGTGGAGGAACTGAAGAGTCGGTACAACGTTGTCCCCGGGTTGGCGACGGTATTGGTGGGAGACAACCCAGCGTCGGTGTCTTACGTGTCAGCCAAAAACAGGGCTTGCGCAGAACTGGGAATGCGATCGTTCCAGCACACACTTCCCGAAAGTACCAGCGAGGACGAATTACTGTCGCTGATTGCGGGACTGAATGCAGATCCCCTGGTCCACGGCATCCTGGTGCAGTTGCCACTGCCTCGAGGCTTATCCGAAGATCGCGTCCTTCGCGCTATCGATCCCAAAAAAGATGTGGATGGTTTCCATCCGTACAACGTGGGGCTTCTCGCCTTGGGAGACCCGGTCTTTCCCCCATGCACCCCCGCAGGAATCCTGGAACTCCTCATTCGATCCGGTACGCAGGTTGAAGGGGCGGAGGTTGTTGTGGTCGGGCGAAGTAACATCGTTGGCAAACCCGTCGCCCTGATGCTCATGCAAAAACGAAAGGGCGCTAATGCCACGGTAACCGTCTGCCACACCCAGACGAGAGACCTCGCGTTCCATACCCGGCGGGCGGATATTCTCATCGTCGCCGCGGGGAAACCGCAAGCGGTTACAGGGGACATGATCCGTCCGGGGGCCACCGTCATTGATGTGGGGGTCAATCGAATCGGATACACGGAGGCCGGTAAAGCCAAACTGGTCGGCGATGTGGACTTCGAATCGGCGGTTCAAATTGCGGGCAAGATAACCCCTGTTCCAGGGGGGGTTGGCCCCATGACGATCACGATGCTCATGCGCAACACTCTCCGTGCGGCTCGGCTAAGTTTGGGCCTCAACTTGGATGACTGACCTGCCTCACCGCAAGATCAGTTCCAGGTGCACGAAAGCGGCGCAGGCTCTCCCAAGGTGGCACCGCCGAGTGTCGCGACGGATCCTCGGCCGAGTTGGAAATCACGCCGGGTTATTCGTAAAATAAGGCAGGGAGAGGATGGCAATGTTTTGGGCTGAGGGGGCGGAGCTTGTCCATTAGCGGTCGCACGCCGGTGCGACTCTCACCAATACCTGCGGCGGGGCCAGGATTGTGGCCTGATTCTCAGCCGCGGGATCTGCATCGGTAACTGGCTTAGCAGTTTCGGCCAAGCAGGGAGGAAGTGACGACAGGCAAGGCCAGGGATTCCATCAAATTCGATGAGCAACTGACTGGCCGAATCGCCTGGCGACTGGTGGTTGCCCCATCGGTTTCTTCCAAGGCTTGGACCGGAACTGCAACAGCGGTAGGATAAAGTGTCAACGTGCGTTGATTAACGGTTGGCTTGTGTTTGGGTTTCCTTTGCCAGGAACTGGGTGTTGTCTATGGTTCTGGAAAAAGATGGAAGGTGACTATGGCGAAAGAAAAGGAAAAAGGTATTGAAGTTCAAGGTGTGGTGACAGAAGCACTCGCGAACACGAACTTCCGGGTACAGCTCGAGACCGGCCACACGGTGTTGGCCTATGTGGCCGGGAAGATGCGGAAGAACTTCATTCGGATCGTGCCCGGAGACAAAGTCCGCGTCGAGCTTTCTCCCTACGATCCTACCAAGGGGCGGATCACTTATCGCGAGCGATAGTTTCTGTTCACCCCGCCTTTCTGCCACCAGCCTTGAGCTCGCCTGGCACCGTTTGCGTTTGAATTGGATGGGCAACGGCACCGAGGATCGTTGTGCGCGCGGTGCTCAAACGGTTTCTATGTCTTTTTCTGTGGTTGACCCACTGACCCAAGTACTGGTGCCGGTGGGCTGGAAAAGTCCGGGCCATGGTCGATAGGATAAGACGGCTTCGGGAGTGTTTTGTGCTTTTTCTCCTGCAATAAAAGCCCGGACTGAAATCAGCAGGACTGAAGCCCATGTCAGGAGATATCCCGGCCAAATCAGTCGTGGTGATTCATCCGTACGTGGATTTGGACGCCTGCGCTTGTGTGGCTTTTGCAGGCGCGGACGTGGAACACGTGAAATTTCTTCCCAGCCATATCACCGAACGACCGCCCGAACTGGCGAGTGCTCGCTTTCTCGACCATCCGCTGGGTATTAAGGGGGCGCGAGAAGACGGTGGCCTGGTCCATGCAGCGTGCCTGTTGATGCCGGAAGTGGCGGATCTGGTTAATTCTCCGTTGTTGAGAGAGATTGATTATCAGGACACCTATGGGTGGTCATTTCCCCGCTACAATCTGGCGACACTCATCACCGCTCTGCGCGCCGAATTCAAAGCCCAGGGTTTGGAAGGTGAGGGGCTGGATCGGGCCATTCTGCGGTGTATGGTGCCGATCATTCGTGGGTTGGCTCGGTTAGAACGGCAGCGCCGAACAAAGCAGGTGACGCTCATCAAAATCGGAGCGTGGCCTTTTGCCCTGCGGGTGGACTCGGAGAACCTCGACCCGCATTTGTCGCTTCAGGTGATTTCTGATCAGGAGGGCGAGGAATCACGGCCGGTGGGCGTGCTCTACCAGGAGGGCTACAATCTGGGAATCGCGCGGTTTGCCCCGTTCACCGAGCCTGATTTCCGACCGCTGGCTGCCCATCTGCCCGGCTGGTTCATTCATTCTTCCGGCTTTCTCGCGTGCTGGGGCTCGAATAAAGCTCCGCGGTCAGAGCCGCCGCCGGCAGGCACGCCGCAGAACTGGGTGGAACTGTTGCAACTGGTCCAGAAAGTGCTGAGCAACCCCGTGACGAGCTCGGAAAGCGATCCCTCCCGCACTTGATTCTTCGTGAAAGGTTGGTCACACTAAAAGCCCGGAAGGTCGGTCGGAAATCTTGAGGGCCGACGCTCGATTCGTGGTTTCATCGCTTCCGGGAGTTTAGGAATGGTCCAACACGCCTGGCGTAGCCCATCGCAGGGGTTCGGCGGCGGTTTGACGGTACGTTTTTCGCCGCGGCCACGACTGCTCTGGAGCCTTGTCGGAGCCGTCTTTCTCAGCACATGCTGGGCGACAGGGGCAAGGGCGGAGCAGGTCCAAGCTTCTCCCGGCACCTGGAAGCCAGGGCCATTACTTCAAAAGATGCTGGCCGGGCCGCTCTCCAACGTGGAAGAGATTGTCTTCGCCGTGCGCGTTCCTGGTCGCGACCACTGGTATGTAACCTTCGGCAATTATTCGGACGATTCCCAGTATCCCCGGGCGCTGGGATTCAAATTCGAAGACGGCGTGTACTGGGGCTATGGGGAGGGAGGACGGCTTTGCGCGCTGAACCTGCGGACCGGTGCGGTCCGAGTATTGCTAGATGACCCACGCGGTGGCGTCCGTGATCCCCAGGTGCATTATGATGGCCAAAAAATCCTTTTCTCGTACCGCAAAGGTGGTACTCATCCCTTTCATCTTTATGAAATCAACGTTGACGGGACGGGGCTCCGGCAATTGACGGACGGGCCAGATGACGACATCGAGCCCACGTACTGCCCGGACGGAAGCATCATCTTCTGCTCTTCGCGGTGCAGGCGGTTCGTTAATTGCTGGTACACCCGGGTGGCCGTCCTGTACCGGTGCGACGCGGACGGAAAAAACATCCGTCCGCTTTCCAGCAACAACGATCATGACAACACGCCCTGGATGCTTCCGGATGGTCGCGTCCTCTACATGCGATGGGAGTATGTCGATCGCAGCCAGGTGCACTTCCATCATTTGTGGACGATGAACCCCGATGGAACATTTCAGACGGTGTTCTTTGGCAATATGTACGGCGGGGTCGCCATGCTGGATGCCAAGCCGATTCCCAATACGAATAAGGTTGTCGTTTCCTGGTCTCCTGGACACGGTCGGCCGGAGCACCTCGGTCCCGTGGCCATCGTGGATCCCAGTCTTGGTCCGGATAACCAGGCAGCGGTGAAAATTTTGGGAAAGGGGCGCGATTGGAAAGATCCTTATCCGATCAGCGAAGACTGCTTTTTGGTGGCCCATCCGCGTGGGCTTTTCATCATGGATGGGGAGGGCAACAGTGAGTTGATTTATGAGCTTCCCCCGGAAGAGCGCACGAAGTTTCAGTGCCATGAGCCGCGGCCGATTGTTTCCCGGCCTCGAGAGCGAGTGCTTGCCTCGCGTGTGGATCTTTCCAAGCCGACCGGCACACTCATCCTGGAGGATATCTACACGGGGCGCAATATGGCGGGAGTTCCCCGCGGTACTATCAAGAAACTTCTGGTTCTCAAACAACTGCCGAAGCCGGTTAATTTCTCCGGTGGCATGGAGCCTTTGACGATTGGCGGGTCATTCACGCTGGCGGAAGTGGTGGGGGAAGTTCCGGTGGAGCCGGACGGCTCGGCGCATTTCGAGGTGCCCGCGCTCCAATCACTGTTTTTTGTTGCACTCGATGAGAACGACATTTCTGTGAAGCGGATGCACAGTTTCGTCACGCTCCAACCGGGAGAAGTAACCAGTTGCGTTGGGTGTCACGAAGTGCGGACCCATTCCCCCCACGTTGTTCGGACCGATCTTATGGCCCTGCGACGTCCCGCAGACAAGATCCAGCCTATTTTGGATGTGCCCAAAGTACTGGACTTCCCACGGGACATTCAGCCTATTCTGGATCGGCACTGCGTGGCCTGCCACAACCCGGACAGGCGAGAAGGAAAAATCGACCTCACCGGTGATCACACCGCTCGTTACTCCATCAGCTACTGGACGATTCGGGTGCACAACCTCGTTTCAGATGGGCGAAATGAGCCCCGCGGAA
This is a stretch of genomic DNA from Thermogutta terrifontis. It encodes these proteins:
- a CDS encoding DUF1598 domain-containing protein — its product is MYQSAFRAGLGLSVVLLLWWGGLVGRSFAQQDQNAGMAGVVVSPDGVLRTQVVSDPTGQIMRDRIAAARSTLPADIARFSKLRKVSLPRLERAIIRQQGVVTEDMKYLAGLLRIRYVFLYPESGDIVLAGPAEGWVEDPTGHVVGLTTGRPVIQLQDLVTALRAYPPDGEGPAVIGCSIDPTQEGLARMQEFLRSMGSFFPPGREQEVAAKMLAGVKQSLGMHQITITGVPPDTHFAHVLVEADYRMKLIGIGLERPPVRMVSFVDRALSSSVSPNQLFRWYFVPDYQCLRVSDDGSALELVGEGVKLVGEDELVTASGERKTASAASLASKAFTTSFTKNYPQLAARVPVYAELRNLIDMAVVAAYMQKQDYYGRAQWKMEFFRDEKKFPVRVYPAPKMAESAVTAVIRPGRVSTPVGGGVQIEPEEALQSENLLPDEKGEVQKTKQSIRIDVPEDAWWWD
- a CDS encoding deoxyribodipyrimidine photolyase, which gives rise to MKTEHPRAREAVKSHEFPRPGHAIAVPRERIRLLRDAPIPLSRPIIYWMGVQHRLSWNFALDRAVEIAQLCQASHLLVVETPAPFQRLTARHFKFWWDAVREHSSDLSAWGRDFVAGCPHRWEVFLERLLQAASHCGALIVDDFPYHEYRELLDRLGNKAQCRVEAVDSCGLLPLAVHPRCFPTARGFRRVVQELLPYWLQHLPDPRPVGDRWQRAHHVASADWWPPFTPEEMPDLSTDSPSCDPAWVDHTVPPVRERGGSKAAHARWRHFLTHKIEHYDSQRNHPDAEATSGLSGYLHFGMISPFELVRDIFRRANESGWPERTNSPLPAAQKPIPTNWWGLPSGFAEFLDQLLVWREIGFNFCVFQRDYKSWNSLPEWARRTLTAHRRDPRPKIYTETQLACSATDDILWNAAQTELREHGRMHNYLRMLWGKKILEWSPTPESALETMIELNDRYALDGCDPNSYTGICWILGRYDRPWGPERPIFGTVRYMSTASAMRKLRVKAYLQKYGTAPGSSSEGPGLFDRL
- the fmt gene encoding methionyl-tRNA formyltransferase: MIGTGPFGVPTFEELYRTHHSVVCLVTAPLIRRGKPVPPSPLREIALAHGTPIFDPEDINTPSSREFLASQDADLLVVCDYGQILAPETLATARLGGINLHASLLPKYRGAAPINWAIYHGEKTTGVSVIHMTPQVDAGPIIAQGEIEILPDETAPQLEQRLAKLGAWFVRRALDNLEAGLLEALPQDPRLASRAPRLKKSDGLVDWSRPAEAIRNQVRAMEPWPKTFTYWHRPGKPPLQIILGPVSTTSEIPPDAPPGTVVKADKSGIVVAAGQGGVVITQLQPAGKRMMSADEFLRGYRLRPGDRFGPPEEPSTINGATTSENAVKQNDEESRRPEVT
- the infA gene encoding translation initiation factor IF-1, producing MAKEKEKGIEVQGVVTEALANTNFRVQLETGHTVLAYVAGKMRKNFIRIVPGDKVRVELSPYDPTKGRITYRER
- the folD gene encoding bifunctional methylenetetrahydrofolate dehydrogenase/methenyltetrahydrofolate cyclohydrolase FolD encodes the protein MPAEIIDGKKIAQELREEIRAAVEELKSRYNVVPGLATVLVGDNPASVSYVSAKNRACAELGMRSFQHTLPESTSEDELLSLIAGLNADPLVHGILVQLPLPRGLSEDRVLRAIDPKKDVDGFHPYNVGLLALGDPVFPPCTPAGILELLIRSGTQVEGAEVVVVGRSNIVGKPVALMLMQKRKGANATVTVCHTQTRDLAFHTRRADILIVAAGKPQAVTGDMIRPGATVIDVGVNRIGYTEAGKAKLVGDVDFESAVQIAGKITPVPGGVGPMTITMLMRNTLRAARLSLGLNLDD
- a CDS encoding PD40 domain-containing protein, coding for MVQHAWRSPSQGFGGGLTVRFSPRPRLLWSLVGAVFLSTCWATGARAEQVQASPGTWKPGPLLQKMLAGPLSNVEEIVFAVRVPGRDHWYVTFGNYSDDSQYPRALGFKFEDGVYWGYGEGGRLCALNLRTGAVRVLLDDPRGGVRDPQVHYDGQKILFSYRKGGTHPFHLYEINVDGTGLRQLTDGPDDDIEPTYCPDGSIIFCSSRCRRFVNCWYTRVAVLYRCDADGKNIRPLSSNNDHDNTPWMLPDGRVLYMRWEYVDRSQVHFHHLWTMNPDGTFQTVFFGNMYGGVAMLDAKPIPNTNKVVVSWSPGHGRPEHLGPVAIVDPSLGPDNQAAVKILGKGRDWKDPYPISEDCFLVAHPRGLFIMDGEGNSELIYELPPEERTKFQCHEPRPIVSRPRERVLASRVDLSKPTGTLILEDIYTGRNMAGVPRGTIKKLLVLKQLPKPVNFSGGMEPLTIGGSFTLAEVVGEVPVEPDGSAHFEVPALQSLFFVALDENDISVKRMHSFVTLQPGEVTSCVGCHEVRTHSPHVVRTDLMALRRPADKIQPILDVPKVLDFPRDIQPILDRHCVACHNPDRREGKIDLTGDHTARYSISYWTIRVHNLVSDGRNEPRGNRPPYSYGSAASRLMKLVDGSHYGVKLSPFELKTLRLWIDTSACYPGTYAALGCGYYPVNLPWGDLGQRCGSCHIKEVTTPEGPTKTPVFNGGFPGALEPLCNLDRPEKSFILRAPLAKSAGGLEACGQAVFADTNDPVYQKTLAAIVDAQRRLQEGKRFDMPGFRPNRHYIREMQRFGFLPKDLGPNDPIDYYKVDREYWDSFLYQPLNTAGLATKE